The Micromonospora sp. NBC_00421 DNA window TCGAGGTTGGCGCCGAGGCGCCCGACTTCCTGCTGAAGGACCAGAACAACCAGGAGGTACGGCTCTCGGACTACCGGGGCGACCGCACCGTGCTGCTGGTCTTCTACCCGCTCGCCTTCACCGGCATCTGCCAGGGTGAGCTGTGCGAGGTACGGGACAACCTCAACGAGTACGTCAACGACGACGTGCAGGTGCTCACCGTCAGCGTCGACTCGGTGTACGCCCACAAGATCTGGGCCGACAAGGAGGGCTACCAGTTCCCGCTGCTTGCCGACTTCTGGCCGCACGGGGCGGTCGCCCAGGCGTACGGCGTCTTCAACGACGTCGCCGGCATCGCCAACCGGGGCACCTTCGTCATCGACAAGGCCGGCGTCGTCCGGTTCGCCGAGATGAACATGCCGGGTGAGGCGCGCGACCAGCAGGGTTGGCGCAAGGCCCTCGCCGACACGGTCGCCGCCTGACCGGTCGACCGGGCACATCGGTTTCACACCGGGTACACCGTTGCGACGGGCCGGCGGCCGGCAGGTAAGCTTGCCAGCCACCGGCCCGCTCGTACGGGCGTTCCGGGCGCGTAGCTCAGTGGGAGAGCACTCGCCTTACAAGCGAGGGGTCGCAGGTTCGAAACCTGCCGCGCCCACCCGCACCACCAGCACCCGAAACGGGCCGCCGGATGACCGGCGGCCCGCTCCCGTCCCGCAGGACCGGCCGCGTGATGCGCGGCGGGGAACGATCACTGAATGGTGTCTACCTCACCGTAGGAGCCGTCGCCTCGCCCTGGAAGAGCCGGTCAGGCGACACACAACAGCAGTTCGTAGACGGGGTACCAGTCTGCGGTCAGGTCCTGTGAGGGCGAGTGCGGCGTGGTGTAGGAGCCCCCACTACTGAGGGCCATCTTGACCCGGTCGTTGGTGCCGGGCAGGTTGTTGATCCACCAGCCGGCCCCCACCAGTCGCCGGGGATCCCGGCGCGGCCGCAACCCCACGCCTTGCCGTATCCGGCGGCGTTGTCGTAGCCGCAGAACTTGCCCGATGGGCAGGAGGCGGCCAGTTCCGCCCGTGAATCCACGCCGCGTAGCATCGTCACGCCATTGCCGAGATCGATCAACTCGACCCCGTCGTCACGGGTGGCGTGACTCTTCTCTGCGAACTCGGTCGTCGTCCTCGACGGCGTGGCCGCCGACACTGGCACCGCGCTCACGAACAACGCACCCAGAGCGAGCGCG harbors:
- a CDS encoding peroxiredoxin, producing the protein MPIEVGAEAPDFLLKDQNNQEVRLSDYRGDRTVLLVFYPLAFTGICQGELCEVRDNLNEYVNDDVQVLTVSVDSVYAHKIWADKEGYQFPLLADFWPHGAVAQAYGVFNDVAGIANRGTFVIDKAGVVRFAEMNMPGEARDQQGWRKALADTVAA